One part of the Calypte anna isolate BGI_N300 chromosome 14, bCalAnn1_v1.p, whole genome shotgun sequence genome encodes these proteins:
- the MICALL2 gene encoding MICAL-like protein 2, producing the protein MAAIQNLQLWCKQQCEGYRDVSITNMTTSFRDGLAFCAILHRHRPDLINFSSLSKENVYENNKLAFRVAEEELGIPALLEAEDMVALRVPDRLSILTYVSQYYNYFHGRSPIGGMAGIKRPSSEPQEQPLGKKAVSEPPKPVLPKLPPAHPPARAQPKETSLKGVLAESGNIPSSSCGVCGSHVHLVQRCLVAGKLYHRNCFRCRQCWNVLLPGSYKAGPEPGTFICTSHQQPDNVQISGLCSTGNKPESTPAPTAAKAFQKAAEPKKSEQVLKKPSQEGLTNSTKPSVSSSGSSGFKSINTSWSSSAVNKSDDCKGTPRGNKTDHHEAPAGPLWTTSTTKIQQARENFFRSLETSSNKTSDTKNQVPSSHGLGKTAPARTSTGLSPASAEKDQARNHIIHALAGSNISPNRPGGLSSIGTSVSSSGKFSPLSSQWQSPAPKAQPSKTGYIALKQEKITDPLPKSQNASKPLDSVHKSASKGIKGSLAVGEDKSESPAEWRSLLKPAANKDQGGSKKPTDNSQVGTGSSAHEEKKPSPLVVPSAKQDSASSGGFTKKKLIPSSDLIRSCQNSMQGWEDPRGSAKKEEEGNQLKKSTTTFKPSVPKSIQTPEAVSPTKLHPDYLPEEEIQKKVCEIEKQLDELELKGVDLEKQLRDCEGDESEDALMVDWFKLIHEKQLLLRQESELMYKMKQQKLEEQQWNIETELRHLMSKPEDLKTLREREREKELLESYLNTVNDRNDIVECLDEDRLREQEEDQVLADMIQRFDGSLESQESEKKKNNKFRLSKIWKQKNKSKVQE; encoded by the exons gcATTTCGAGTGGcggaggaggagctggggatcccagccctgctggaagcagaggatATGGTTGCTCTGAGGGTACCAGACAGGCTGAGCATCCTCACCTATGTATCCCAGTATTATAACTACTTCCATGGACGGTCTCCTA ttGGAGGCATGGCTGGAATCAAGCGTCCTTCCTCTGAACCTCAGGAGCAGCCTCTTGGGAAGAAAGCTGTTTCAGAGCCTCCTAAGCCAGTGCTTCCAAAACTACCTCCTGCCCACCCACCAGCCAGAGCTCAGCCAAAGGAAACCTCCCTA aaagGGGTCCTGGCAGAGAGTGGGaacatccccagcagcagctgtggggtcTGTGGGAGCCACGTGCACCTGGTGCAGCGCTGCTTGGTGGCTGGGAAGCTCTATCACAGGAACTGCTTCAG ATGCAGGCAGTGTTGGAACGTGCTCCTTCCTGGAAGCTACAAAGCTGGGCCTGAGCCTGGTACCTTCATCTGTaccagccaccagcagccagaCAATGTCCAGATCTCTggtctctgcagcactgggaacaAACCTGAGAGCACCCCAGCCCCTACTGCTGCCAAGGCGttccagaaagcagcagaacccAAGAAATCAGAGCAGGTGTTGAAGAAACCCAGCCAGGAAGGCCTTACTAATTCAACCAAGCCATCTGTTTCATCTTCTGGAAGCTCTGGCTTCAAAAGCATAAATACTTCATGGTCCTCTTCAGCTGTAAATAAATCAGATGACTGCAAAGGTACCCCACGAGGAAATAAAACAGATCACCATGAGGCCCCAGCAGGGCCTCTTTGGACAACCTCCacaacaaaaatacagcaaGCCAGGGAAAATTTTTTTCGGTCATTGGAGACCTCCAGCAATAAAACCTCTGACACTAAAAACCAAGTCCCTTCTTCTCATGGCCTTGGTAAAACTGCCCCTGCCAGAACCAGTACTGGGCTCAGTCCAGCAAGTGCTGAGAAGGATCAGGCACGTAACCACATTATACACGCTCTGGCTGGATCAAACATCTCTCCAAACAGGCCAGGAGGACTCAGTTCCATTGGCACCTCAGTGTCCAGCAG TGGCAAGTTTTCTCCCCTCAGTTCTCAGTGGCAGAGTCCAGCTCCAAAAGCACAGCCCAGCAAAACAGGGTATATAGCactaaaacaggaaaagattaCAGACCCTCTGCCCAAGAGCCAGAATGCCAGCAAACCTCTTGATTCTGTGCACAAGTCAGCGTCAAAAGGCATCAAAG GAAGCCTGGCTGTTGGTGAAGACAAGTCTGAGAGCCCAGCAGAGTGGAGATCTCTGTTGAAGCCTGCAGCCAACAA agACCAAGGTGGCTCTAAGAAACCTACTGATAACTCCCAGGTGGGAACAGGGAGCTCAGCACACGAGGAGAAAAAGCCAAGTCCATTAGTTGTCCCATCAGCAAAGCAGGACTCTG CTTCATCTGGTGGATTCACGAAGAAAAAGTTGATCCCCAGCTCAGATCTTATCAGGAGCTGTCAGAATTCAATGCAAGGCTGGGAAGACCCTAGGGGCTCTGccaagaaggaggaagagggcaACCAGTTGAAGAAAAGCACTACCACAT ttaAACCCTCTGTTCCAAAAAGCATCCAGACCCCTGAAGCAGTGTCACCAACTAAG CTGCACCCAGACTACCTTCCTGAGGAGGAAATCCAGAAGAAGGTGTGTGAGATCGAGAAGCAACTGGATGAGCTGGAACTGAAAGGAGTGgatctggagaagcagctgcgTGACTGTGAGGGAG ATGAGTCTGAGGATGCCCTCATGGTGGATTGGTTCAAACTGATCcatgagaagcagctgctgctcagacagGAATCGGAGCTCATGTACAA GATGAAACAGCAGAAGttggaggagcagcagtggaaCATTGAGACAGAGTTGCGACACCTCATGAGCAAGCCAG AGGATTTGAAGACActcagggagagagagagagaaaaggagctgctggagtccTACCTGAACACAGTCAATGATCGGAATGATATCGTGGAGTGCCTGGATGAGGACAGACTCAG AGAACAAGAGGAGGATCAGGTGTTGGCAGACATGATCCAGAGGTTTG ACGGATCTCTTGAGAGCCAGGAgtcagagaagaagaagaacaaCAAGTTCCGTTTGTCCAAAATatggaagcagaaaaataagagTAAAGTGCAGGAGTGA